From the bacterium genome, the window AGGATAAGTTCTATCACCGATAAAAAGAATTATGTTTCCAGTATCTTTTAAATAAGAGTTAAAAGATTTTATCACTTCTTTTTTAATTCTGCCTATGTCGTTTAAAATTATTAATTGATATTCTGGTAAATAAATTTTTTCAATGTCATTCATTTTAACTACATTAAAATTAAGTTCCAAAAATGATTTTAACGCTTCAAGGCCGTTTATTATGAATTTTAATGCCTTTTCATCTTCGGAAATTAAAAGAAGTTTTTTTTCCTTTTTTGTTTTTGTGAAAAAATAAATATTATCCGCTAAAATTGCATCTTCTGTATTTATTTCAAATATAATGTTTTCTGATTCAGAATTAAATTCAATTTCATATTTTTTATTTTCTTCAGGATTAATACTCAATTTCTCTTCTTTTATTTTTTTTGTAATATTATCCTTTACAGATAAATAAAAATCCTTTTTTGAATTTCCCCAGTTTTTAATATCAACTGTAAAACAATTTTTTTTATTTGAAGAATGGACATCTTTTATTGATAAATTTTCTGTATTTTCAGATGAAACATCAAAAATAAAAATATGTTCTTCTTTAAAGTTTAAATCCAGATCTTGGAATGATTTTTTCTGTAGGTCAGAAAAAATAAATATAAATTTTTCACCTTCTTTATTCCTTAATATTTCTTCACTTTTCATAAGTGCCCATCTAAAATTTCCTGAAAAATAATATAAATTTTCTTTATCTATAATATCTTTTATTTTAGAAAGGTCATTTTGGAAATTGTAAAATTTACCATTTAAGTAAATCAGAGAAATTTCTGTTTTTTTATCAAAGTTATTTAAAATTTTGTAGATAATTTTTTTGGTTTTTTCGATACCATAACCACTGTTTGCAAGCATACTCATAGAGTTATCAATTACAAAGACCACATATTTTTTTTCTTTTTTAAAA encodes:
- a CDS encoding VWA domain-containing protein; protein product: MINFLNPVFLWSLLGISLPVLIHFFGKRSRKLIPFSYIKILKLTKKQTLKIEKIQEFFIILFRTILIFSILFVLSEPLSNSPIFKKEKKYVVFVIDNSMSMLANSGYGIEKTKKIIYKILNNFDKKTEISLIYLNGKFYNFQNDLSKIKDIIDKENLYYFSGNFRWALMKSEEILRNKEGEKFIFIFSDLQKKSFQDLDLNFKEEHIFIFDVSSENTENLSIKDVHSSNKKNCFTVDIKNWGNSKKDFYLSVKDNITKKIKEEKLSINPEENKKYEIEFNSESENIIFEINTEDAILADNIYFFTKTKKEKKLLLISEDEKALKFIINGLEALKSFLELNFNVVKMNDIEKIYLPEYQLIILNDIGRIKKEVIKSFNSYLKDTGNIILFIGDRTYP